From the genome of Nitratidesulfovibrio sp.:
ATTCGGTTGGTAGCGGTTGTCCGCCGGTGTGCACGGTGCGCGCCCCGTCCGGGGTCAGCACAACGAGAGCAGCACCGGATTGAGCAGGCGTTCGTCGATGTACGGGGCCGACTGGCGGCTTACCAGCGGGCAGTCCAGCACGCGGATGCCCCGTTCGGCCAGGTTCTGCAACATGCCCTTGGGCACGCCGCCGGGGTAGCGGCCCCCCTTGCTGTCCACCAGCACGAAGTCCAGCACGTCACGCGGGGTTATGGCATCCGGCGCGTCGTTGCGCAGGTGGCGCAGCAGCCGCTCCACCTGCAATTCCAGCGAATGCCCCAGCAACTCCGGATCGTTGCCGGTGTTGGGCACGAAGACCTTGGGGCAGCGGGTGGCGGCCAGGGCCGCACCCACGCCGGTGGGCAACAGGTTGGCGATGATGCTGGAGTAGAAACTGCCCACAGGGTAGCACACCAGTTCCGCGGTACCGATGAGTTCGCGTACCTTGGCCCGCAGGCGCAGGTCTGCCGGGGTGGTGTCGTCGGGCGATTTGCACAGCCAGATATCGTCGATGCGGGCGGTAAGCGGCGGCGCGCCGTTCTTGCCGGTAAAGCGGTGCTGCCCCCCGATGATCCGGCCATCCGCCAGTTTCACGGCCAGGTGCAGGTCTGCGTTGGCGATGGGACGCACCACCCCGCGTACCTGCACCAGCTTCGAAAAGATGAAGATCACCGGGTCCAGGTGGCGGCGGTTCTGCAAGTAGCCAGATGCCAGCACGATGTTGCCAAGGCTCGCCCCGCGTGGGTCGAAGCCGCCGTCCTTTTCCAGCCCCGCGTGGTCGATGAACGTGCCGATGTGCGAACGCACGATCTTGCGCAACGGGTCGGGTATGGCCCGGACAAGCGGGTGCCTGCCCTGGGCCAGTGCCGAAAGGGTGTCGGCCAGTTCGCTCCGTTCGCCCTCTGCGGGCAGGCGGAAGGCGAACAGCCGGAATACGGCGGGGTTGCCGTGCAGGCTGCGGTCCGCAAGGGCCATCAGCCGGTTGCGCAGGTCTCCCACGGCGGGCATGGCGAAGGTCTGGCGCAGCCGGGCGGAACTGCCGCCCGAGTCGAACGGGGTGATCAGGTGCACCGAGTTGTGGGTGTACCGCGCAAGGTCGGTGGAGGCGTCGCGCAGGGCCGTTCCCCCGCTGAAGAACAGGATGCGCGGCCCAAGGTCGGGCGCACGGGTGAAGCGTTCCACCTTCACCGGGTCTGGCAGGGTGACCTGCCGGGTCAGCAGCAGCCGGGCCATGCGTGACTGCTCCTACAACGTGCCGACAGACAGGAAGTGCATGCAGGCATCCGCCGCCGCGTCAAAGTCCACCCCGCCGGACAGCTCGATGACCGGCACACCGGCCAGCCCGCGCGCGTACTCCGCGTGGCCGGGGTCCTGGTCCCAGCCGCCGGGGGCGGGCAGGTAGAACACCCCGGTGGATTTCATGAATGCGGGCAAGAGGTCGGGCCGCTCGTCCGCGCTGCTCATGCTCACCCGCAGCGGTTCGCCGGTGTTGCGCCGCCAGTTCAGGATCACCAGCGCGTCCAGCGGGGCCTGCGGTATGAACCGCCCCGGCCCGAAGCAGTCGGCGATGATGGCGTCGTACTTGCGTTCCAGATGCCACAGGTCGTCGGGGGGCAGGGCGGAAAGGGTGGTGCGTTCCTCTTCGGTCAGCACCGGGGAAAGGTCGGGGTTGGCCAGGATGGTGCCGGGGTTGATGCGCGGCTGCTTGGGAATGCCCAGGCAGCGCGGGGCGCCGGTGCCGTTTCGCTCCACCAGCACCCGGTCGTTGCTGACGAAGGTGGCC
Proteins encoded in this window:
- a CDS encoding GAK system CofD-like protein, whose translation is MARLLLTRQVTLPDPVKVERFTRAPDLGPRILFFSGGTALRDASTDLARYTHNSVHLITPFDSGGSSARLRQTFAMPAVGDLRNRLMALADRSLHGNPAVFRLFAFRLPAEGERSELADTLSALAQGRHPLVRAIPDPLRKIVRSHIGTFIDHAGLEKDGGFDPRGASLGNIVLASGYLQNRRHLDPVIFIFSKLVQVRGVVRPIANADLHLAVKLADGRIIGGQHRFTGKNGAPPLTARIDDIWLCKSPDDTTPADLRLRAKVRELIGTAELVCYPVGSFYSSIIANLLPTGVGAALAATRCPKVFVPNTGNDPELLGHSLELQVERLLRHLRNDAPDAITPRDVLDFVLVDSKGGRYPGGVPKGMLQNLAERGIRVLDCPLVSRQSAPYIDERLLNPVLLSLC